One Methanohalophilus mahii DSM 5219 genomic window carries:
- a CDS encoding ATP-binding response regulator: protein MLDEKIPSIVLLSSKNNEHLLEYLASYRVLQAEPKEDTISFIENNAPSIVIIDNTETEEVNYRICREIKQNTGDRYLPIIMFTKTDRECIRAALKEDADDFITDKSDDLEILTRINSLLQIKTLYDKLAKERDQAQTYIDVAQTLIGVVDRDLKVVLANKKSSEVLGYPQEEIIGQKWFDVFLPERIRDMIKTGYNMVLEGEIEPPEFSEKPILTRTGEERLVFWHDVVLKDDQGGIMGTISSGEDITEKKQAEMALVEANKELQELDKMRNEFLANISKELQMPLASIKGFSNLLARGEYGEINSKQRDALLTITRNCDRLQKHVNVLLYASEDCSQNVIYYFEATDINSLLNKTLDELKINFAKYNLTLEINLEDIPQVNADETQLKNVIFQILDNAIKFTPANGKIKVSTSRTGKYVEMKIRDSGIGIAKDKVENIFKSFYQVDGSTRRKYGGTGIGLYICKKIVEGHKGKILVESVKGKGSEFTVQLPIRTQPDDYTTTENLAVAN, encoded by the coding sequence ATGCTTGATGAAAAAATCCCTTCAATTGTCCTTTTAAGCAGCAAAAATAATGAACATTTGCTGGAATATCTTGCATCATACAGGGTGCTACAAGCAGAACCCAAAGAAGATACTATTTCTTTTATCGAAAATAATGCACCGAGCATAGTTATAATTGACAATACTGAGACTGAAGAGGTCAACTACCGCATTTGTAGGGAGATCAAGCAAAATACAGGTGATCGATATCTTCCCATAATTATGTTCACCAAAACAGACAGGGAATGTATAAGAGCAGCTCTGAAAGAGGATGCAGATGATTTTATAACCGACAAATCTGACGACCTGGAAATTCTCACACGAATCAATTCCCTGCTACAGATAAAGACCCTTTATGATAAACTTGCAAAAGAAAGAGACCAGGCACAGACCTACATCGATGTTGCCCAAACACTGATAGGCGTAGTTGACAGGGACCTGAAAGTCGTACTTGCCAATAAAAAATCTTCTGAAGTTCTGGGATATCCACAGGAAGAAATAATAGGACAGAAATGGTTCGATGTCTTTTTGCCGGAAAGGATAAGGGATATGATAAAGACCGGTTATAATATGGTCCTGGAAGGGGAAATTGAACCTCCCGAATTCTCTGAAAAACCTATTCTTACACGTACAGGCGAGGAACGATTGGTGTTCTGGCATGATGTTGTACTCAAAGACGATCAGGGGGGAATCATGGGTACCATCAGTTCCGGTGAAGATATTACCGAAAAAAAGCAGGCAGAAATGGCTCTTGTAGAGGCAAATAAAGAACTTCAGGAACTGGACAAAATGAGAAATGAATTTCTCGCCAATATAAGCAAGGAATTACAGATGCCTCTTGCATCCATCAAAGGTTTCAGCAATTTGCTCGCTAGAGGCGAGTATGGGGAAATAAACAGCAAACAAAGGGACGCCCTGCTTACAATAACCAGGAATTGTGATAGGCTACAAAAACATGTCAATGTCCTTCTCTATGCCAGTGAGGACTGTAGCCAGAATGTGATATACTATTTTGAAGCTACAGATATAAATTCCCTTCTCAACAAGACCCTGGATGAACTGAAAATTAATTTTGCAAAGTATAATCTAACACTTGAAATAAATCTGGAAGATATTCCACAAGTAAATGCGGATGAGACACAACTGAAAAATGTTATTTTCCAAATACTCGACAATGCAATCAAATTTACTCCCGCAAATGGTAAGATAAAAGTTTCCACCAGTAGAACAGGCAAATACGTCGAGATGAAAATAAGGGATTCAGGAATCGGAATAGCCAAAGACAAGGTGGAAAATATTTTCAAAAGCTTTTATCAGGTAGATGGTTCCACCAGAAGAAAATATGGAGGAACTGGCATCGGTCTCTACATTTGTAAGAAAATCGTGGAAGGCCACAAAGGTAAAATCCTGGTGGAAAGCGTAAAAGGGAAGGGAAGTGAATTCACAGTTCAACTCCCGATTCGCACACAACCTGATGACTATACCACTACTGAGAACCTTGCTGTTGCCAATTAA
- the proB gene encoding glutamate 5-kinase, which yields MSKRKVILDNAKKVVIKIGTTSISNDCGGLNEEFMKHVASQIAYLHSLEKEVILVSSGSIGVGIDLMQLGCKPREIPVRQAAAAVGQNVLMQKWMEAFSTYDLNVAQILLTYDSFTSRLTYLNLRNSISTLLAYGVIPIINENDSTCVHEIEATLGDNDRLSAMVASKMEADLLILLSDIDGLYDKNPKRHKDAVLLKTVSEITPTIESYGGSPSSTKGTGGMRTKIDAAKICNIAGCHMVIANSSIQNAILKIMEGEEIGTLFLAEGEVHKNRIRWILLAHSSGTIMVDEGARDAVRNRMSLLPSGVIGVNGDFDRGDIVKLECNGQVFGKGITDYTSDELQKIKGKHTNMIADILGYKNYDNVLNKDNIGIFKG from the coding sequence TTGAGCAAGAGAAAAGTCATCCTTGACAACGCTAAAAAAGTTGTCATCAAAATAGGAACAACTTCCATAAGTAATGATTGTGGAGGATTGAATGAGGAATTCATGAAACATGTGGCCTCACAGATCGCATACCTCCACAGCCTGGAAAAAGAAGTCATTCTTGTCAGCTCTGGTTCTATTGGAGTGGGAATTGATCTGATGCAACTTGGCTGTAAGCCGCGGGAAATTCCTGTTCGACAGGCAGCAGCAGCTGTTGGTCAAAATGTTTTGATGCAAAAATGGATGGAGGCTTTTAGTACTTACGACCTGAATGTAGCCCAGATTCTTTTGACCTATGACTCCTTTACCAGCAGGTTAACCTATCTCAACCTGAGAAACAGTATATCCACCTTGCTGGCATATGGGGTTATCCCGATTATCAATGAGAATGACAGTACATGTGTTCACGAGATAGAAGCCACGCTCGGAGATAATGACAGGCTTTCGGCCATGGTTGCCAGCAAAATGGAAGCAGACCTGCTGATACTCCTATCGGATATTGATGGTTTATACGATAAAAATCCTAAAAGGCACAAGGATGCTGTATTACTGAAAACTGTGTCTGAGATTACACCAACTATCGAAAGTTATGGCGGGAGCCCTTCAAGTACAAAAGGTACCGGGGGCATGAGAACAAAGATCGATGCTGCCAAGATATGCAACATAGCAGGCTGTCATATGGTAATTGCAAACAGCTCTATCCAAAATGCAATCCTGAAAATAATGGAAGGAGAAGAAATAGGCACCCTGTTTTTAGCTGAAGGAGAAGTCCATAAGAACCGGATTCGATGGATTTTACTTGCCCATTCCTCGGGAACAATCATGGTAGATGAAGGAGCCAGGGATGCAGTAAGAAACCGGATGAGTCTCCTGCCTTCAGGTGTGATTGGTGTAAATGGTGATTTTGATCGTGGAGATATAGTAAAACTCGAGTGCAACGGGCAGGTATTCGGGAAAGGAATTACGGATTATACCTCAGATGAATTACAGAAAATAAAGGGAAAACATACGAATATGATAGCAGATATCCTGGGATATAAAAATTATGATAATGTCTTAAACAAGGATAATATAGGGATTTTTAAAGGATGA
- a CDS encoding glutamate-5-semialdehyde dehydrogenase: MTNNTEKKVIPAKDASIKLASINTLLKNRGLEAMAQALEKNKNSIIKANRKDLESAEKLKEQGKISQALVDRLKVTDNKIDGMIAGIRDVMELEDPTGKTLSCLELDEGLELYQVSCPIGLIGVIFESRPDVVPQIMSLCLKSGNATIFKGGSEALNSNRTIFNILKNALEETGDIPAKAFQLMETREEVMDILALDSYIDLLIPRGSNAFVKFIQDNTRIPVLGHADGICHVYVDSEADIEKAIGVCYDSKVQYPAVCNAMETLLVNSDIANRFLPGMIEKFVKAGVEVRLDEKTYTIAENTGIQGLKKASEEDWSTEYNDLILSVKMVDSINEAMYHINRYGSHHTDCIVTENKEKRRIFTELVDSSSVMVNASTRFADGFRYGKGAEVGISTNKIHARGPVGMEGLLIYKYILLGNGDRVSDYAGNNAKQFTHRKLDKQISDII; this comes from the coding sequence ATGACCAATAATACAGAGAAAAAAGTCATACCAGCAAAAGATGCCTCCATCAAACTTGCCAGCATAAATACACTCCTGAAAAATAGAGGGCTTGAAGCAATGGCACAGGCCCTTGAAAAAAATAAAAATTCAATAATTAAGGCAAACCGCAAAGACCTCGAATCTGCTGAGAAGTTAAAAGAGCAAGGGAAAATCTCACAGGCTCTTGTGGACAGGCTGAAAGTAACTGATAACAAAATCGATGGAATGATTGCAGGTATAAGAGACGTCATGGAACTTGAAGACCCAACAGGCAAAACCCTCAGCTGCTTAGAGCTTGATGAAGGACTGGAACTGTATCAGGTAAGTTGTCCGATCGGCCTTATAGGGGTTATTTTCGAGTCACGTCCTGATGTTGTTCCACAGATCATGTCCCTCTGCCTGAAAAGCGGAAATGCAACGATCTTTAAGGGCGGAAGTGAAGCCTTAAATTCAAATCGTACTATTTTCAACATACTTAAAAACGCCCTGGAAGAAACCGGGGATATTCCTGCAAAGGCCTTTCAACTGATGGAAACCCGGGAAGAGGTAATGGATATCCTGGCACTTGATTCCTATATAGACCTGCTCATACCCCGTGGTTCGAACGCTTTCGTGAAGTTCATACAGGATAATACCAGGATACCCGTACTCGGTCATGCAGACGGGATATGCCATGTCTATGTGGACAGTGAAGCAGACATAGAAAAAGCGATTGGTGTCTGCTATGATTCAAAAGTACAGTATCCGGCAGTATGCAACGCGATGGAAACATTGCTTGTAAACAGTGATATTGCAAACAGGTTCCTGCCCGGCATGATAGAAAAATTCGTCAAAGCAGGTGTCGAGGTCCGACTGGATGAGAAAACATACACTATTGCAGAAAATACCGGCATCCAGGGCTTGAAAAAAGCATCCGAGGAAGACTGGAGCACCGAATATAATGATTTGATACTTTCTGTGAAAATGGTTGATTCAATAAATGAAGCAATGTATCATATTAACAGGTACGGTTCCCATCATACAGATTGTATTGTTACTGAAAACAAGGAAAAGCGCCGCATATTTACCGAGCTTGTGGATTCCTCAAGCGTCATGGTCAATGCCTCTACAAGATTTGCCGATGGTTTCAGGTATGGCAAAGGTGCAGAGGTTGGCATCAGCACAAACAAAATACATGCACGTGGACCCGTAGGAATGGAAGGCCTTTTGATATACAAGTATATTCTTCTTGGTAATGGAGACAGGGTATCTGATTATGCAGGGAATAATGCAAAACAATTTACCCACAGGAAACTGGATAAACAGATTAGTGACATCATTTGA
- the mcrA gene encoding coenzyme-B sulfoethylthiotransferase subunit alpha, translated as MADDRKRMFQKDLEVKFTKEHGTNKMEGGDITDMRIPYYRLGVDQNPRKLEMKKVGKDIAEKRGLAGYNPMMHCGGIPLGQRALTPSFISGNDDMMVENDDLHYVNNAAMQQMWDDIRRTCIVGMDMAHETLEKRLSIEVTPETINHYLEVLNHALPGGAVVQEHMVESHPALVDDCYVKIFTGDDELADEIDDQFLIDIDKQFPAEQAEQLKASIGNTTWQAAHIPTIVSRTTDGGQTTRWTAMQIGMSYIAAYGMCAGEAAVADLSYAAKHAGVVNMGDMLPARRARAPNEPGGVTFGNLSDIVQTSRVNPDDPANVTLEVVGAGCMLYDQIWLGSYMSGGVGFTQYSTAAYTNNILDDNLYYDVEYINDKYDGAAEKGIDNKVAPSMDVIKDIATESTLYGLENYEKYPVALEDHFGGSQRATVLSAAAGSAGSLATGNANAGLSAWYLCMYLHKEGHGRLGFFGFDLQDQCGATNTFSYQSDEGLPHELRGPNYPNYAMNVGHQGGYAAIAAGAHAGRGDAYALNPLIKVCFADEMLPFDFSQPRKEFGRGALREFEPAGERSLIIPAK; from the coding sequence ATGGCAGACGACAGAAAGAGAATGTTCCAGAAAGATTTAGAAGTTAAATTCACAAAGGAGCACGGCACCAACAAGATGGAAGGCGGCGATATTACAGATATGAGAATTCCATATTACCGCCTCGGTGTCGACCAGAACCCCAGGAAACTGGAAATGAAGAAAGTCGGTAAGGATATTGCAGAAAAGAGGGGTCTTGCAGGATACAACCCAATGATGCACTGCGGTGGTATCCCTCTCGGTCAGAGAGCTCTGACACCATCCTTCATATCCGGTAATGATGACATGATGGTCGAAAATGATGACCTTCACTATGTCAACAACGCTGCAATGCAGCAGATGTGGGACGACATACGCAGAACATGTATTGTCGGTATGGATATGGCCCACGAAACCCTCGAAAAAAGACTGAGTATCGAGGTAACCCCTGAAACAATCAACCACTACCTCGAAGTGCTCAACCACGCACTCCCTGGCGGTGCAGTTGTTCAGGAACACATGGTAGAGAGCCACCCTGCACTCGTCGATGACTGTTATGTGAAAATATTCACAGGTGACGATGAACTTGCAGACGAGATCGATGACCAGTTCCTCATCGACATCGACAAACAGTTCCCTGCAGAACAGGCAGAACAGCTCAAAGCCTCAATCGGCAATACTACCTGGCAGGCTGCCCACATCCCAACCATCGTATCCAGAACAACAGACGGTGGTCAGACCACAAGGTGGACTGCAATGCAGATCGGTATGTCCTACATTGCAGCCTACGGAATGTGTGCCGGTGAAGCAGCTGTAGCAGACCTTTCCTATGCAGCAAAGCACGCAGGTGTTGTCAACATGGGTGACATGCTCCCTGCAAGACGTGCACGTGCACCAAACGAACCTGGTGGTGTCACCTTTGGTAACCTCTCAGATATTGTCCAGACCAGCCGTGTAAACCCAGATGATCCTGCAAACGTAACCCTTGAGGTAGTCGGTGCAGGATGTATGCTCTACGACCAGATCTGGCTCGGATCCTACATGTCCGGTGGTGTCGGTTTTACCCAGTACTCCACTGCTGCATACACCAACAATATTCTGGATGACAACCTGTACTATGACGTTGAATACATCAACGACAAGTACGATGGTGCAGCTGAGAAGGGTATCGACAACAAGGTCGCCCCAAGCATGGATGTTATCAAGGACATCGCAACAGAGTCCACACTCTACGGTCTCGAGAACTACGAGAAATACCCAGTTGCCCTTGAAGACCACTTTGGTGGATCTCAGAGAGCAACCGTCCTGTCTGCAGCTGCTGGTAGCGCAGGATCCCTTGCAACCGGTAACGCAAACGCTGGTCTCTCCGCATGGTATCTCTGTATGTACCTGCACAAGGAAGGTCACGGACGTCTGGGATTCTTCGGATTCGACTTGCAGGACCAGTGTGGTGCAACCAACACCTTCTCCTACCAATCCGACGAAGGTCTGCCCCACGAACTCCGTGGTCCAAACTACCCGAACTACGCAATGAACGTCGGTCACCAGGGTGGCTACGCTGCAATCGCAGCAGGAGCACACGCCGGTCGTGGAGATGCATACGCACTCAACCCACTGATCAAGGTCTGTTTCGCCGACGAAATGCTCCCATTCGACTTCTCTCAGCCAAGGAAGGAGTTCGGACGCGGTGCGCTTCGTGAGTTCGAGCCTGCTGGTGAGAGATCCCTCATCATCCCGGCCAAATAA
- the mcrG gene encoding coenzyme-B sulfoethylthiotransferase subunit gamma, translating into MTYEAQFYPGATSVAENRRKHMSGKVEKLREISDDDLTIILGHRVPGTDYPSTHPPLAEMGEPECSIREMVEPTDGAKAGDRIRYVQFVDSMYNAPSTPYFRSYNTAINFRGVDPGTLSGRQVVEARERDMEELAKFQLETEMTCPALACLRGASVHGHSLRLQEDGVMFDMLERVRLENGTIIVQKDQVGRPIDKKVDLGKPMSDEEAAKRTTIYRVDNVPYREDKEVLEWVHRVFEQRTMYGYKPAVQE; encoded by the coding sequence ATGACATATGAAGCACAGTTTTATCCCGGAGCAACAAGTGTTGCGGAAAATAGAAGGAAACACATGTCCGGTAAAGTCGAAAAACTCAGGGAAATCTCTGATGATGACTTAACCATTATTCTCGGACACCGTGTTCCCGGTACAGATTACCCAAGCACCCACCCACCACTGGCGGAAATGGGCGAACCAGAATGTTCCATCCGTGAAATGGTCGAACCTACAGATGGTGCAAAAGCAGGTGACAGAATCAGGTACGTACAGTTTGTAGACTCAATGTACAATGCACCTTCCACCCCATACTTCAGGTCCTACAACACTGCAATTAACTTCAGAGGCGTAGACCCAGGTACACTTTCCGGCCGTCAGGTCGTTGAAGCGCGTGAGAGGGACATGGAAGAACTTGCAAAATTCCAGCTTGAAACCGAAATGACCTGCCCTGCACTTGCATGCCTGCGTGGTGCCAGTGTACACGGTCACTCCCTCCGTCTTCAGGAAGATGGCGTAATGTTTGACATGCTCGAAAGGGTACGTCTGGAAAACGGAACCATCATTGTCCAGAAGGACCAGGTAGGAAGACCAATCGACAAGAAGGTCGACCTCGGAAAACCAATGTCCGATGAGGAAGCTGCAAAAAGGACCACAATCTACCGTGTAGACAATGTCCCATACAGGGAGGACAAGGAAGTCCTCGAATGGGTACACAGGGTCTTTGAACAGAGAACTATGTATGGATACAAGCCAGCTGTACAGGAGTGA
- the mcrC gene encoding methyl-coenzyme M reductase I operon protein C, which translates to MFDRETQVVDCRHGMGLGKGGGLAQRGTLSEAGRTDVVAVAMSPGRRHITKPVCELTYGMRKEDIQVSVLVLNSGSGVPDEQMKSGSFGINPEEIRQINRHKMAVIHTGNIRDHVVRKVREILVYAEVPAVVVCQTIVDFEDFAKAGIHTRLVKPQDKNIQTKGKVMEIVTGVTRGETCSRDKLNELVKAVKFTMKSIDNKGV; encoded by the coding sequence ATGTTTGACCGGGAAACACAGGTTGTAGATTGCAGACACGGAATGGGCCTTGGCAAAGGAGGCGGACTGGCCCAGAGAGGCACGCTTTCCGAAGCCGGCAGGACCGACGTAGTCGCAGTCGCTATGAGTCCCGGAAGACGCCATATCACCAAGCCTGTTTGTGAACTTACTTACGGAATGCGCAAAGAAGACATACAGGTGAGTGTGCTTGTGCTCAATTCGGGATCAGGAGTTCCCGATGAACAGATGAAATCCGGTTCCTTCGGTATAAACCCGGAGGAGATCAGACAGATAAATCGACACAAGATGGCAGTCATTCATACAGGAAACATTCGTGATCATGTTGTCAGGAAAGTAAGGGAAATATTGGTCTATGCAGAAGTGCCGGCAGTGGTTGTCTGTCAGACAATCGTGGACTTTGAAGATTTTGCAAAGGCCGGTATCCATACTAGATTGGTAAAACCTCAAGATAAAAATATCCAGACAAAGGGAAAAGTAATGGAGATTGTGACTGGAGTGACGCGAGGAGAAACTTGTTCTAGAGACAAGTTAAACGAACTCGTCAAAGCAGTGAAATTCACAATGAAATCAATTGATAACAAAGGAGTGTAA
- the mcrD gene encoding methyl-coenzyme M reductase operon protein D produces the protein MKVPIMETSASDTKKPIQIEIFPKRMIKPDTVEGLLNKLCSLEGIQRAFIQGPRLPTKVPFGPAVGTPVHHPSRTNVHFGKTEMGLEVLVGRITLELAGKEIMEEINAICEDTLPCGYDIREGRFIQTRQTVSDYAKRGPTADPALYGLYDPKSKVESQVNLLRTNEKE, from the coding sequence TTGAAGGTACCAATAATGGAAACTTCTGCTTCAGACACAAAAAAGCCCATACAGATCGAGATATTCCCAAAACGTATGATTAAACCCGATACCGTAGAGGGGCTGCTCAATAAACTTTGCAGTCTTGAAGGTATACAAAGGGCATTCATACAGGGGCCGCGCCTGCCTACAAAAGTACCCTTCGGACCTGCTGTCGGAACACCCGTACATCATCCATCAAGGACAAATGTACATTTTGGTAAGACCGAAATGGGTCTGGAAGTACTTGTGGGAAGGATTACACTGGAACTTGCCGGAAAGGAAATCATGGAAGAAATAAATGCAATTTGTGAAGACACACTTCCCTGCGGTTATGACATTAGGGAAGGGCGTTTCATCCAGACAAGGCAAACTGTTTCAGATTATGCAAAAAGAGGCCCTACAGCCGATCCTGCACTATACGGTCTTTATGACCCGAAAAGCAAGGTCGAATCACAGGTAAACCTCCTGAGAACAAATGAAAAGGAATGA
- the mcrB gene encoding coenzyme-B sulfoethylthiotransferase subunit beta, producing the protein MSDKIDIYDDRGKLLESGVAIEELAPTRNAAIQRIIGDTKRTVAVNLGGIQKSLATGKMGGKARHMPGREMELDIVENAGAIADSVKEFVQVDSDDDTNIETLGGGKQLLVQLPTARLTAGADYSSALTVSAAATVQTIVDMFNIDMFNAPVVKGAVWGNYPQTMDMAGGNIASILNIPQKNEGLGYSLRNIMTNHIAAITEKKAMNAAALSSIFEQAGMFEMGNAVGEFERHQLLGFACQGLNANNVVYDLVKDNGKDGTVGTVVQSVVERAIEDNVIEVDKTAPSGYNFYKAQDVSMWNAYAAAGQLAATMVNCAAGRAAQNVSSTILYYNDIIEKETGLPGCDMGRAQGTAVGFSFFSHSIYGGGGPGVFNGNHIVTRHSRGFAIPCVSAGVSLDAGTQMFSIEKTSGLIGDVFGSIKEFREPIKAVAESL; encoded by the coding sequence GTGTCTGACAAAATAGACATCTACGACGATAGAGGAAAACTCTTAGAAAGCGGCGTTGCAATTGAAGAGCTCGCTCCTACAAGGAACGCGGCAATTCAGCGTATCATCGGAGACACAAAGAGGACTGTAGCAGTCAACCTGGGAGGTATTCAAAAATCTCTCGCAACCGGTAAGATGGGCGGAAAGGCTCGTCACATGCCGGGACGTGAAATGGAACTCGATATTGTGGAAAACGCTGGTGCAATTGCAGACTCCGTAAAAGAATTTGTACAGGTAGACAGTGACGATGACACCAACATCGAGACTCTTGGTGGCGGCAAACAACTTCTTGTTCAGCTTCCAACCGCAAGGCTCACTGCCGGTGCTGACTACTCTTCCGCACTCACAGTAAGTGCAGCAGCAACCGTCCAGACCATTGTTGATATGTTCAACATTGACATGTTCAACGCACCTGTGGTCAAAGGAGCAGTATGGGGTAACTACCCACAGACAATGGATATGGCCGGCGGAAACATCGCTTCAATCCTGAACATTCCACAGAAGAATGAAGGTCTGGGTTACTCCCTGAGAAACATCATGACCAACCACATTGCTGCAATTACAGAGAAAAAAGCAATGAATGCAGCCGCACTGTCTTCCATCTTCGAACAGGCAGGTATGTTCGAAATGGGTAATGCAGTCGGAGAATTCGAGAGACATCAGCTTCTTGGATTTGCATGCCAGGGCCTTAACGCCAACAACGTAGTATACGATCTCGTAAAAGACAATGGTAAAGACGGAACTGTCGGTACCGTAGTACAGTCTGTTGTTGAAAGAGCAATTGAGGACAATGTAATCGAAGTTGACAAGACAGCTCCTTCAGGTTACAACTTCTACAAGGCACAGGATGTATCCATGTGGAATGCTTATGCTGCAGCAGGCCAGCTTGCCGCTACAATGGTCAACTGTGCTGCAGGCAGGGCTGCCCAGAATGTGTCATCCACAATTCTGTATTACAACGATATCATTGAGAAAGAAACTGGCCTGCCTGGCTGTGACATGGGTAGGGCACAGGGTACTGCTGTAGGATTCTCATTCTTTAGCCACTCTATCTATGGTGGCGGTGGTCCCGGTGTATTCAACGGTAACCACATTGTAACCAGACACTCAAGAGGATTCGCAATTCCATGTGTATCCGCTGGTGTATCACTTGATGCAGGTACCCAGATGTTCTCCATCGAGAAAACATCCGGCCTCATAGGTGATGTATTCGGTTCAATCAAAGAATTCAGAGAACCAATAAAAGCAGTCGCTGAATCACTCTAA